From Brassica rapa cultivar Chiifu-401-42 chromosome A06, CAAS_Brap_v3.01, whole genome shotgun sequence:
atatatatatatagatatttgttttacataattattatctatttttaatgttactcacatatttaaatgtttgtataattatgccaaatataataattttatagttttcatgctgtaaattaaaatcatcacatatatatgttgcttattatatatttgtcctactgaatttgcatttgattgttaaactaaattttttaatgcatgaaacaacatatatgaaaacaattttgtatttaatttattataatcatgatccgtaattcaaatcgctagatttttttagtaattttttaatgtttattaattttgtataataaattactgtatattaaaaagtttaaaataagttaaaattttatacatgtattatatagtttactaatattaacccgttctaccaacatattatatttttagcataaatattttatatttatgacaataaaatatattaacttatcgatttaaaataactttatcatatttttttcaatataacattttaattttaaaatgatagatattattataaaattgataaaataggatataattttattcttttagtaaaatttcattactaattacaaaattatttgaaaatatttatattcaatttatgacaattaagatcttattataatctttttcaagagatttgttagaattttaaatctttaaaaaaaatttaaaagatataaaagatattatgattaaagtagttaaaaatattatatatattatcattagtgatatacatttaatataaaatttaaattatggtccaaataaaaatatcactcatcaaaaaatcatgatttttattttattggaaaacaaatttgaaaaaattaaaatagaaaaaaatatatatttctaacaaaatctttaaaaattattagtaaatgtatttctgaaattaattaatttcattttatttaaattttcgtatataaaccaaaactatattcaattttaatttctaattatattttatgataatttaaattaaaactaattaatttttgaaagtaaatttaaaaagattctaagaagattttaaaaagattttgttagaacattttaaatatattcatttgtatttcaaataaaaataaaaatatattaaaagatataataatgaacttatgtaaaatataatattttctaagaatggtccaaactaaaaaaaataacacatgaaaagaagttatgacttatgttttaatatattagatataaaaaagttgttggagttatgtacaactatttattatttttctgataatacattaatcactctaaacatacaatattttaaatatttttaacagattttaatattatttcttatgatacctttactcagaaaaatatttcatcagccatgtttttgtacaataacgttaaaaatttatatcaaaaggttgttggacctgatatggacgtaatgggtctacatctgttcgggtatttaagatccgaaaaaaatttgaaatatatgaaaaatctgaaaaatatctgaaacacgaaaagtatttgaaactccaaataaataccaaaaaaattcaaatacctaaagatttaaaattttattcaaaatctgacacgatgaactgaaaaatacccaaaattttatccaaatacccaattttttttaatttgaaaaatttacctgaaatcaaaactctaatcgtaaaccaaaaacttaaaaacaatatccataataacggaaacatattcggaatatccaaatatacctaataaatacatatttatgatcggatcTAGGGTAAgacccggactcaaacaaagacctgcaTGTTAAAAAAtcccaataggttatcttctctggacctgaactaaacctataattttgggtctgttcggtttgtttttttgatccggatataattctcatgtcgaaaataaacttacgtaaaaatgtacatataaaatttcaaataaactaatttgtagattatatagctgttaaaaattatgtttttcgatataataaaactttgtattataatataatccaacaactccgcgctttccaagcgcggatTAAAATCTAGTTTCCCTTTTAAAACAcgtgaaatatttatttttatttttggtaaacgaACACACGTGAAATATGAACATTTTTGTAAACGACAAAAAACGCTATTTGTCATCAATGCACTTCTAACCAACCAAAAACTCTTTCATCTTACAACCACAGAATCTTAGGACGATTTAATTATGAACAACACATGGGTTCAACTCCTATGATAAATTGTTAAATTCACCCCACTTTTTATACCTAACCAAAGTATCATGTaagattagttaaaaaaaaagtaatattttttttaaatggctAAGAAAAAGAACACCAACGTTTACGTCGTCTACAAAACTCAAAtctctaaaaatctaaaatctaaactataaacctaaatttaaaatctcaaatcataaactctaaacccaaaactctaaaccttaaattcTATAAAATCCGAAACCATAAACTATAAATCCTaaactataaaccctaaaccatcaaTCTTAAACACTAAACCTGGACATCAATTTGGAAATTTGTGTGGGAGTCTGCAGTGTCGTATTTTTATTGGTCCTTATtctattctttatttttttttctactttcCTGTTGGGTGTGATGCTTTTagttaatttgaaaatttactttataaattTGTATGTTTATGGATTCTTTTTAAATCTGGATGTttaataatcttttaaaaaatcatatattattttatctaaGTTTTTGTAACTTGTTAAAATCCACTGCAAAATTTATTTACTAACATTTAGTTTaagttaaaatttgaaatccatAACGCAAAAACATAGGAtttcttaaaagaaaattttaaaagtatgaTCAATCACTTCATATTTATTAAATGGGAAGAAATGTATATCTATCCACGCATTTGGAATTTTCTTTAATCATTTCAGTTTTACCCAACACTTTTCCGCTAATATTCAATTGGTTTAAGAGCAAAACTTTCAAATTATCTAAATTACATATCTTGACTTATAGAAGACAAATCTCTGTAGACAAAAAAAAGGACAAACCTGTATGAAAAATTAGATTATAAATTTAGCAAATTTTCAACCAAAAACAACGTGGAACCTAATGCGAGAAACTAGTTAAAGAGAAGAATGGTTTCAAAGGAGTTTGGTTTTCTTATGTGATtccgaaaaatattttttttgggtaaacatgttaaaatttatttttcatattgaTAGGTTAATTCAGATTGTGCTATTAGAATTCGAAAAAGAATGAGCACGGCCATCAACTCATTAAACCCAAAACCATGTTCCCTTTGAAATGGGCAAAACCTTAAAGGCAGAATGTGTGACCTAAAAACTAATTACCTCAAGAAGAATCGAGGGTGATCGACTGATCGTAGTCATGTTAGGTATAAAGCATGTTTTGGCATCATTCCCCAACCAAATAATAATAGCTTCGGTTGGTGACATGTAATATTGAATTTGAGTTATAGTATGTACTGTAATTTGATGTTACTTGTAATTCATTGTTTTTGAAATCAAGAGCAATGATTCTCCACAGTGTTGATGGCCGTTtccatatttttgttttgatcgTTAATGGTTGCCGAAGCGACTTCATGCGGAACAGAGAAATTGTTGATGTTTAATTAATTCTGTATTTATTGGTATTATTTGCAATACATCCTGAATTTCTTAAACATTTGGATGTTTGAATCAGAAATAATCTGGCAAGTGGCCAATTTAGCCTAGTTCTTTCGAGGAACTTTAAAGGAAGGTTAATTTCAACAGCCTAGCAGCATTAGTAACTGTCTACCAATTGATGACTAAAAGGAATTTGACTCGTAATTTATTTTCATCATGGTTTCACTACACCAAATTATTTTATGCATACGGTTCATTGTTTTGTACTTCttccattttattttaactatcatttgatttttttttcaggaaAGTAAAAAAGCGTAAAttttcaattcaagttttaattgAATACTGAATTCACTaatagtatttattaatttttaaaagataaaggagatttttttattaaaaattatagtaaattcataaaatgacattcattttataatatttttaaatcgtATTGAATTTTGAAACGATTGAAAACTATATTAATTTGAAAACAAAGAAGATACAATTTATAGTCAAAATACTTGTTTGTTAAATTTGGTGGTTTGTTTACAAAGTTAAAATAATCCAAATTTTGAAACTTGACAAATTTTAGTGGTTTTAGAACAAATCCATTCCAGTTttacaaaaaaagtaaaaaaaattagttgaaaagtAAAGTGAAAAACAGTTAATGAGTGACAATTGTTTATTGAGTTCCTCTCATAATGTTGTTAAAAGTTCTCATAAGAATCTTTTTCAAACTTTATTTCTTGTATTTTACAATTATGTTTAATCTTACAATACCCATGTGATACTCTAAGTGGAtgtccttcttttttttttaaagtggaTGTCCTTTTAGCGGGACGCGAGACCATTGGCTATTTTGCTTCATGTAATAATTGTATGGCTCGGTATCGACAACGTTACAACTTGCCGTGTTGAACTATATATTGAACAAACAGAGAGCAATATCGATTCCATAGCagcacaaacaaacaaaaacaatggCAATCTCTTTGCTCTGTTTTTGCCTCATTACTCTCGTTACATTAATCCTCTTTGAAAAGAAGATTAAACAGTCCAAATGGAATCTCCCTCCAAGCCCTCCTAAGTTTCCGGTCATCGGAAACTTACACCAAATCGGAGAACTGCCTCACAGGTCACTTGAACGTCTCGCCAGAAAATACGGACCAGTGATGCTTCTCCACTTTGGGTTTGTTCCTGTCGTTGTGGTCTCATCGAGAGAAGCAGCTGAAGAAGTGCTTAGAACTCATGACCTAGACTGTTGCAGCAGGCCTAAGCTTGTCGGGACAAGGCTACTCTCACGGGACTTTAAAGACATCGCTTTCACGCCGTACGGTGAAGAGTGGAAGGAGCGGCGCAAGTTAGCCGTGCGTGAGCTGTTCTGCCTCAAAAAGGTTCAGTCCTTTAGGTATATTAGAGAGGAAGAATGTAACTTTATGGTCAAGAAACTGTCGGAATCCGCTGTGTGTAGGTCCCCCGTTGACTTAAGCAAAGCCCTTTTCTGGCTAACCGCGAGTATCCTGTTTAGAGTTGCCTTGGGACAAAACTTCAACGAGAGCAAGTTTATCGACAAGGAAAAGATCGAAGAGCTCGTGTTCGAAGCAGAGACTGCCCTAGGTAGTTTCACTTGCTCTGATTCCTTCCCAGTTGCTGGACTTGGATGGCTCGTTGACTGGCTTTCAGGACAACACAAGAGACTCAACGATGTTTTCTTCAAGCTTGATGATCTGTTTCAACGTGTGATTGATGATCATTTGAGTACTGGAAGATCAAAAGATCACCAAGACATCGTCGACTCTATGTTGGATATGATTCATAAACAAGGCCAAAATGGTTCCTTGAATCTCACGGTAGATCATATCAGAGGTGTCCTCCTGGTAAGTCAAGATTTCTCCATGTTCTTTAAACACATTGGCATGGAAACTGAATATATAATTCTGAATACTAACTTAGTTATCTTGTTTGTTTGGTAGAATATATTTCTTGCAGGGATAGACACAGGGGCCATAACCATGATATGGGCAATGACAGAGCTTGCTAGAAACCCTAACCTGATGAAGAAAGTTCAAAGGGAGATCCGAGACGCTCTTGGCAATAATAAGAAGACAATCACTGAAGAAGATGTCGAGAAAGTTCCTTATTTAAAGATGGTGATCAAAGAAACATTCAGACTACATCATGCAGTTCCTCTTTTACTCCCAAGGGAAACAATGGTTCACATAAAAGTTCAAGGCTACAATATTCCCCCTAAGACACAGATCTTGGTCAACGCTGGTGCTATAGGAAGAGACCCCAAACTCTGGACTAACCCGGAAGAGTTTAACCCAGAGAGGTTTATCAATAGCCCTGTGGATTATAGAGGACAATACTTCGAGCTCTTACCATTTGGCTCTGGTAGAAGGATATGTCCTGGTATGCCCATGGGGATGGCTACTGTCGAGTTGGGACTCTTGAACTTGCTTTACTTCTTTGATTGGAGTTTGCCTGATGGGATGACACATGAAGATATTGATACAGAAGAAGCTGGTACTCTTACTATCGTCAAGAAAGTACCTCTTAAGCTTGTTCCAATTCGAGTTATGTGAtcagaatttttaaaatgttttgagTAATTAACATTATGCCGTTGCTGTAATGTTATGTTTGCGTATGCGATTTGTGGCCTTGTCCGTCTGTCTTTTTGAATCGTCGGAACTGTACATATCACTAGATCCTCTAAGAGCTTCAGTATCGCTTTTAGTTTTACCTGAGTGGACGTATTGGAAATCATTGACTTTCAATTTTACTCTTGAAACATGTGGAACAAAACACATTGTGCAAACGACATGAACGTATTTTGTCATCACGTACTTCTTACTAACAAAACTAAACCTTTCATCTTACAACCACAAAACATTAACACGAAT
This genomic window contains:
- the LOC103875315 gene encoding cytochrome P450 71B19 — encoded protein: MAISLLCFCLITLVTLILFEKKIKQSKWNLPPSPPKFPVIGNLHQIGELPHRSLERLARKYGPVMLLHFGFVPVVVVSSREAAEEVLRTHDLDCCSRPKLVGTRLLSRDFKDIAFTPYGEEWKERRKLAVRELFCLKKVQSFRYIREEECNFMVKKLSESAVCRSPVDLSKALFWLTASILFRVALGQNFNESKFIDKEKIEELVFEAETALGSFTCSDSFPVAGLGWLVDWLSGQHKRLNDVFFKLDDLFQRVIDDHLSTGRSKDHQDIVDSMLDMIHKQGQNGSLNLTVDHIRGVLLNIFLAGIDTGAITMIWAMTELARNPNLMKKVQREIRDALGNNKKTITEEDVEKVPYLKMVIKETFRLHHAVPLLLPRETMVHIKVQGYNIPPKTQILVNAGAIGRDPKLWTNPEEFNPERFINSPVDYRGQYFELLPFGSGRRICPGMPMGMATVELGLLNLLYFFDWSLPDGMTHEDIDTEEAGTLTIVKKVPLKLVPIRVM